In one Candidatus Nomurabacteria bacterium genomic region, the following are encoded:
- the rplU gene encoding 50S ribosomal protein L21, with amino-acid sequence MIAVISTGGKQYLVSEGDVIKIEKLETEAGKPVSFETLLTAEGDNLNLGTPSLGEKVTAEVIRHARHPKIEVVKYKAKSRYVRRNGYRQHFTEVKITKIA; translated from the coding sequence ATGATTGCAGTTATCTCTACTGGCGGCAAACAATACCTCGTAAGCGAGGGCGACGTCATCAAAATCGAAAAGCTCGAAACAGAAGCAGGCAAGCCCGTTTCTTTTGAGACACTCCTTACCGCTGAGGGCGATAACCTCAATCTCGGTACGCCATCACTTGGCGAAAAGGTGACAGCAGAAGTTATTCGTCATGCACGTCATCCAAAAATCGAAGTTGTTAAATACAAAGCAAAAAGCCGCTACGTACGTCGTAATGGCTACCGCCAACACTTCACAGAAGTGAAAATCACAAAGATCGCGTAA
- a CDS encoding DUF192 domain-containing protein: MSKKLLQTTSIVSIAIIICIGTWYASKPASVQMRHDKEVTINGESLKLEIAQSPSAITRGLSGRKKMEEDEGMLFIMPNVETQTFWMKEMQFPLDIVFLREGRVVDLVTLQKPSLVSIPTHQSKEMADMVLELNAGRATELKLEEGTKTTLNELR; the protein is encoded by the coding sequence ATGAGCAAAAAATTATTACAAACGACAAGTATTGTATCAATAGCAATCATTATCTGTATCGGTACCTGGTATGCATCAAAACCGGCATCCGTACAAATGAGGCATGACAAAGAAGTCACGATCAATGGTGAATCGCTAAAGCTAGAAATAGCACAATCACCATCAGCAATCACGAGGGGATTAAGTGGGCGTAAAAAGATGGAAGAGGATGAAGGGATGCTCTTTATCATGCCAAATGTAGAAACGCAGACCTTTTGGATGAAAGAAATGCAGTTTCCATTAGATATTGTCTTTTTAAGAGAGGGTCGAGTAGTGGACTTGGTGACATTGCAAAAACCAAGTCTGGTATCGATACCTACGCATCAGTCAAAAGAAATGGCAGACATGGTGCTAGAACTCAATGCAGGGAGGGCGACCGAGCTAAAACTTGAAGAGGGGACAAAGACAACATTAAACGAGCTAAGATAG